From a region of the Synergistaceae bacterium genome:
- a CDS encoding thioredoxin family protein codes for MSVKIITGDNAAELESAKVAFLDISATWCGPCKMIAPVVEELSESPDFAGRVEFFNADAEENPALAKKLRVMSIPSLMILKEGKVTARKVGFQSAPDLKAWIEENI; via the coding sequence ATGTCAGTAAAGATTATAACCGGTGATAATGCCGCCGAGCTTGAGTCAGCAAAAGTAGCCTTCCTTGATATTTCTGCGACATGGTGCGGGCCCTGTAAGATGATTGCTCCGGTAGTTGAAGAGCTTTCAGAGTCGCCTGATTTTGCCGGACGAGTCGAGTTCTTTAATGCCGACGCAGAAGAGAATCCCGCACTTGCTAAGAAATTGCGAGTCATGAGCATTCCCAGTTTAATGATTCTCAAAGAAGGCAAAGTAACAGCGCGTAAAGTAGGCTTTCAGTCAGCACCGGATTTGAAGGCATGGATTGAAGAAAATATTTAA
- a CDS encoding C4-dicarboxylate TRAP transporter substrate-binding protein, giving the protein MKKLFAALVLTSLLVSGAYADAVLQIGFENSITEPVGQGLQKWKDLLAARNTGLTIELFPDSQLGNKTDLIDQMLLGEPVMTLADGAFFADYGVPDMGIVFGPFLFANWDECWKLIQSDWWKEQCAKLNEMGIKIVAANWAYGERHTLTTKPVKTVEDLKGLQIRVPTNQIQTKGFEVLGATPVGMSLGDVYTALQQGTIDGGENPLSTLYGRKHHEVAKFLILDGHVLNFTNWICSSMWFDGLTPEQQKALVETGYEAGVYNNELQAKANDYYLDLMKKEGVTVVVPDEKVLEGFRTKAQDFYKLGATFKWSDGLYDRVKAAMK; this is encoded by the coding sequence ATGAAAAAATTATTTGCAGCTCTAGTTTTAACAAGTTTGCTTGTGTCAGGTGCATATGCTGATGCAGTCTTACAAATCGGCTTCGAGAATTCAATCACGGAACCGGTCGGGCAGGGACTTCAAAAATGGAAAGATTTACTTGCAGCCCGTAATACTGGATTAACTATTGAATTATTCCCTGATTCACAGCTTGGAAATAAGACGGATTTAATTGATCAAATGCTTCTCGGTGAACCTGTTATGACTCTTGCTGACGGTGCATTTTTCGCGGATTACGGCGTGCCTGATATGGGAATAGTTTTCGGGCCGTTCCTGTTTGCTAACTGGGATGAGTGCTGGAAATTGATTCAGTCTGACTGGTGGAAAGAACAGTGCGCAAAACTCAACGAAATGGGCATTAAAATTGTCGCAGCTAACTGGGCATATGGTGAAAGGCACACACTCACGACTAAGCCCGTTAAAACAGTTGAAGATTTGAAGGGTTTGCAAATTCGAGTTCCCACGAATCAGATTCAGACAAAGGGATTTGAAGTCTTAGGAGCTACACCGGTCGGGATGAGTCTCGGCGATGTCTACACGGCATTACAGCAGGGGACAATTGACGGCGGCGAGAACCCATTAAGCACTCTTTACGGACGCAAACATCATGAAGTCGCGAAATTTTTAATACTTGACGGCCATGTTTTGAATTTCACAAACTGGATTTGTTCGTCTATGTGGTTTGACGGACTCACACCTGAACAGCAAAAGGCACTTGTTGAGACTGGCTACGAGGCTGGAGTCTATAATAACGAACTTCAGGCAAAGGCAAATGATTATTATCTTGACCTCATGAAAAAAGAGGGCGTAACAGTTGTAGTTCCTGATGAAAAAGTTTTAGAAGGTTTCAGGACAAAGGCGCAGGATTTCTACAAACTGGGTGCGACTTTCAAGTGGTCAGACGGGCTTTATGACAGAGTCAAGGCAGCAATGAAATAA
- a CDS encoding TIGR04076 family protein, which produces MQHKCRVTVIDKKCYKDLQAKYLADPESGMCPFYNVGDTFIFERYDDKDDFWREGNGTQCAEAWDCISRYIYVALQGGSIMRNWTNDERLMIACCNDGTRPVIFKIERIDYKVLYISGINNELDNKKIIDSLMQINGVDSVNVKAKFIEVILSGKNISDEALINAVESAGNYKVLQVE; this is translated from the coding sequence TTGCAGCATAAGTGCCGAGTTACTGTAATTGACAAAAAATGTTATAAAGATTTACAGGCAAAATATCTCGCAGACCCGGAGTCCGGCATGTGTCCATTTTATAACGTGGGAGATACATTCATATTTGAACGCTATGACGATAAAGACGACTTTTGGCGCGAGGGGAACGGGACTCAATGTGCTGAGGCGTGGGACTGCATAAGCCGTTATATTTATGTAGCTTTACAGGGCGGCTCAATAATGCGCAACTGGACGAATGACGAGCGACTCATGATAGCTTGCTGCAACGATGGAACGAGGCCGGTAATTTTCAAGATTGAGCGGATAGACTACAAAGTTTTATATATTTCGGGAATAAATAACGAGCTTGATAATAAAAAAATTATTGACTCTCTCATGCAAATTAACGGAGTCGATTCAGTTAATGTGAAAGCAAAATTTATTGAGGTCATATTAAGCGGCAAAAATATTTCTGATGAGGCCTTAATTAACGCGGTCGAGTCAGCAGGAAATTATAAAGTTTTACAGGTGGAGTGA
- a CDS encoding glycosyltransferase family 4 protein gives MRVLYITHQDTPGNGAEISMINLILDMRERYKISPVVLMPSENELADKFKSQNIEVIISKFEFWEDAYKIRSLRELEMCFNYYPRQVRAYLRLLRIIELFNTKNLEFDIIHTNASGINIGDGLAQKLSLPHIWHFRDYGIDDYNIDYKDPLSLVKEAYSRSSANIAISKSIYDSYVNERKLCSPDNTRIIYNGVKIPDSYEKKFLHDNRVNFCIIGGISTTKNQLMAVNACVKLKDSADKFILNIIGSCEGEYFNELQEIISSNGLENCVKFLGFHNDINKILRNMNVGLMLSRREAFGRVTVEYMLNYMPVIGVNTGATPEIINNESGFICELDDSEKLAELMQKFITNPELLHQMGSKARERAVKNFSLEHNTDEIYKLYQEILTRE, from the coding sequence ATGCGGGTTCTATATATAACACATCAAGATACGCCGGGCAATGGAGCAGAAATCTCAATGATAAATTTAATTCTTGACATGAGAGAACGCTATAAAATTTCTCCGGTCGTGTTAATGCCTTCAGAAAATGAACTCGCCGATAAATTCAAGTCTCAAAATATAGAAGTCATTATCTCAAAATTTGAATTCTGGGAAGACGCTTATAAAATCCGTTCACTTAGAGAATTAGAAATGTGCTTTAATTATTACCCCCGACAAGTAAGGGCTTATTTGAGATTATTGCGTATAATAGAATTATTCAATACAAAAAATTTAGAATTTGACATCATTCACACGAACGCAAGCGGAATAAACATAGGCGACGGACTCGCACAAAAATTATCACTCCCGCATATATGGCACTTCAGGGATTACGGAATTGACGACTATAATATTGACTATAAAGATCCCCTTTCACTCGTTAAAGAAGCTTACTCAAGATCAAGCGCAAATATAGCAATATCAAAATCAATTTATGACTCATACGTCAACGAGCGCAAATTATGCAGTCCCGATAACACAAGAATAATTTACAACGGAGTCAAGATTCCTGATTCATACGAGAAAAAATTTTTACATGATAACCGAGTAAATTTCTGCATAATCGGCGGAATCTCTACAACTAAGAATCAATTAATGGCCGTAAATGCGTGCGTGAAATTAAAAGATTCAGCAGATAAATTTATTCTTAACATAATAGGTTCATGCGAGGGCGAATATTTTAACGAGTTACAGGAAATTATAAGCTCGAACGGCTTAGAAAATTGCGTAAAATTTTTAGGCTTTCATAACGACATAAATAAAATTTTGCGAAATATGAACGTTGGCTTAATGCTTTCAAGGCGTGAGGCATTCGGGCGCGTTACTGTTGAGTATATGCTTAATTATATGCCCGTTATAGGCGTGAACACGGGGGCGACTCCTGAAATTATTAATAACGAGTCGGGCTTTATCTGTGAACTTGACGACTCCGAAAAATTAGCCGAATTAATGCAAAAATTTATCACGAATCCTGAATTACTCCATCAAATGGGCAGCAAAGCGCGTGAAAGGGCAGTAAAAAATTTCTCGCTTGAACATAACACTGACGAAATTTATAAACTCTATCAGGAAATATTAACCCGCGAATAA
- a CDS encoding TRAP transporter small permease encodes MATKKANPLIKILCNLDLIIASVALIVLTLITSVGVFKRYVMNDPILWQEEISAFCQVWLIYMGASVAFRTGSHVAIEMLVDSLPEKLQKFMGYVIDLIVLFVLVFLLTKSQAYIAQVFGRSGRPTPILRIPYIYIYGVAPYGCALMIVSYFVSKYAPLFTKSIEIPESEAAQE; translated from the coding sequence ATGGCTACAAAAAAAGCTAATCCATTAATAAAAATTTTATGCAATCTTGATTTAATAATAGCGTCAGTTGCTTTGATAGTCTTAACTCTGATTACTAGCGTGGGAGTCTTTAAACGTTATGTAATGAACGATCCGATTTTATGGCAGGAAGAAATTTCTGCGTTTTGTCAAGTATGGCTAATTTACATGGGCGCGAGTGTAGCTTTTAGAACTGGGAGTCATGTCGCTATAGAAATGCTTGTAGACTCACTCCCTGAGAAATTACAAAAATTTATGGGCTATGTAATTGATTTAATAGTGCTGTTCGTGCTAGTTTTCTTGCTTACTAAATCACAGGCTTATATTGCTCAAGTTTTCGGGCGTTCAGGAAGGCCGACTCCAATTTTGAGAATTCCCTATATTTACATTTACGGAGTCGCTCCATATGGGTGTGCATTAATGATCGTGAGTTATTTTGTCTCGAAATATGCGCCCTTGTTCACAAAGTCTATAGAGATTCCGGAAAGTGAGGCGGCTCAAGAATGA